The Balnearium lithotrophicum DNA window AATATTATTAAGTATTCATGCTGCTTATGGAATAATAGTAATTTTTACTCTTATCCCAATTCTTCTTTACTCTTTTTTCGTTGACGGAATAGACCTTAGATTCCTTTTTAAAGGAATAAAGTGGGCTTTTATGGGAGGTTTTTTAGGTATTACATGGATAGTCCAACTTTTTATTTATGGACTACCCCCTATATTTGGAAAAGCTCTTCCTTTCCTAGATGTTTTACTCAATAGAAATAAACCTAAAGTAGCTGTTTCATTTAAACCTATTGACCTTTATGCTGTTACAATTTCAGTCCCTAACCTCTCAATTCTACTTCTCTTTGGAAATTCTTTATTGTTTTCTATTTTGGGATTGTTAGATAAGAGAAAATTAAAAATTCTCGGATATGTAGGAGCTTTTACAATAGGAGTTTTAACAATTCATTTCTTTTCCAACTTTGGTTTTCCTCCTCTTTCCGCTAAAACAAGAGTAAATAACCTTCTTGCCCTTTGTTATTCCATTCAACTTTCCATCATTTATTTTTTTATTTTTGAACTTTCTCTGTACAAATTTTTAAAGAAACTTCATTATTACTTTAGCTTTACTATTATCTCTTTATTATTAATTTTTTTAATTTATATATCCCCCTCCGAGAGCTACCTATTCTCTCCAAATTATAAGAAAACCATGACATCCATAGAACAGGAGGATTTTCCTGTAATAGTTTATAAAATCAGAAGAGAATTTCAACCCTTTACTTACACTATAGTTTCTAATGTTCAACAATTTGCTCAAGTAGTTGGAAAAGGATTTCACATGAATATTTTCACATTTTTACTTAACTATTCTCCCTATGACCGTTACCTTCGAATTCCAACTGATTATGTAATTCTTTTTGTGGAAAATATTCCCAAAAATTACATGGGGCTAGGAGAATTTTGGTTTAGATGGAGAATTGACCAAAACCTAGCACTAAAAACATGGATAATAGAGTATGCAAAACATCATAAAAACATTAAACTTTGGTTTTCCAACGATAGAGTAGAAGTATATATAATAGATAATCGAAGTTATACAAAACTTTTAAAAAAGGAAAAAGCCCATGCGCTTGGACTGTTGAAGTTCAGAAAGAAGGTGGACACCCTAAAATAAGATTTGAACTCCAACAAAAGGAGGTGTCCACCAATGAAACAATTAAAGAAATTCAAAGGAACATCCCTGCACATATCAAATACACCCTTCAAAAAAACAATCAAAAGAGGAACGAAAATAAAAACAAAACTCGACCTAACAAAAGACCCAAACGTGAGAAAAAGACTTAAATGGATTCAACATTACGAAAAACACCAAAATGCAAGACTAACCTGCAGATACTTCGGAATAAGT harbors:
- a CDS encoding helix-turn-helix domain-containing protein, translated to MKQLKKFKGTSLHISNTPFKKTIKRGTKIKTKLDLTKDPNVRKRLKWIQHYEKHQNARLTCRYFGISPTTFYKWKNRYKKYGLEGLKDRNKRPHRVRQPQ